A genomic window from Streptomyces mirabilis includes:
- a CDS encoding ROK family transcriptional regulator — METPGSQSSLHRANLERVVRAVRLAGSLTQAEIARTTGLSAATVSNIVRELKDGGTVEVTPTSAGGRRARSVSLSGDAGIVIGVDFGHTHLRVAVGNLAHQVLAEESEPLDVDASAAQGFDRAEELVSRLIAATGVDPSKIAGVGLGVPGPIDVESGTLGSTAILPGWTGAKPAEELRGRLGVPVYVDNDANLGALGELVWGSGRGVKDLAYIKVASGVGAGLVIDGKIYRGPGGTAGEIGHITLDESGPVCRCGNRGCLETFAAARYVLPLLQSSHGTDLTMEGVVRLAREGDPGCRRVIADVGRHIGSGVANLCNLLNPSRVVLGGDLAEAGELVLGPIRESVGRYAIPSAARQLSVLPGALGGRAEVLGALALALSEMGDSTLLDGSLSASAPAFT, encoded by the coding sequence GTGGAGACTCCGGGGTCGCAGTCGTCGCTGCACCGAGCCAATCTGGAGCGCGTCGTACGTGCGGTGCGCCTTGCCGGTTCGCTCACGCAGGCGGAGATCGCGAGGACGACGGGCCTCTCCGCCGCGACCGTTTCCAATATCGTCCGAGAGCTCAAGGACGGCGGAACGGTCGAGGTCACCCCCACTTCGGCGGGTGGCCGCAGGGCCCGCAGCGTGTCCCTGAGCGGTGACGCCGGCATCGTGATCGGCGTCGACTTCGGCCATACGCATCTGCGCGTCGCGGTCGGGAACCTCGCCCACCAGGTGCTGGCCGAGGAGTCCGAGCCGCTGGACGTGGACGCGAGCGCCGCACAGGGCTTCGACCGGGCGGAAGAGCTGGTCAGCCGCCTGATCGCGGCGACCGGGGTGGACCCCTCCAAGATCGCGGGCGTGGGGCTCGGCGTGCCCGGTCCCATCGACGTGGAGTCGGGGACCCTGGGGTCCACCGCGATCCTGCCGGGCTGGACCGGCGCGAAGCCCGCCGAGGAGCTGCGCGGGCGGCTCGGCGTGCCCGTGTACGTGGACAACGACGCCAACCTGGGCGCGCTCGGCGAACTGGTCTGGGGCAGTGGGCGCGGGGTCAAGGACCTGGCGTACATCAAGGTCGCGAGCGGTGTCGGCGCCGGGCTGGTGATCGACGGCAAGATCTACCGCGGGCCCGGCGGCACGGCGGGCGAAATCGGGCATATTACTCTTGATGAATCCGGTCCCGTCTGTCGCTGTGGCAATCGGGGCTGCCTGGAGACCTTCGCGGCGGCGCGCTATGTGCTGCCGCTTCTGCAGTCCAGCCATGGCACGGACCTGACCATGGAAGGCGTCGTCAGGCTGGCTCGGGAGGGTGATCCGGGTTGTCGTCGGGTGATCGCCGATGTCGGCCGTCACATCGGAAGCGGGGTTGCGAATCTCTGCAACCTGCTCAACCCGAGTCGGGTGGTCCTCGGCGGCGACCTCGCCGAGGCCGGCGAACTCGTTCTCGGACCCATCAGGGAGTCGGTCGGCCGGTATGCGATCCCCAGTGCCGCACGTCAACTCTCGGTGCTGCCAGGGGCACTTGGCGGCCGTGCGGAGGTGCTCGGGGCCCTTGCTCTCGCGCTCAGCGAGATGGGCGATTCGACCCTTTTGGACGGATCGCTGTCCGCGAGTGCCCCTGCCTTCACTTAG
- a CDS encoding substrate-binding domain-containing protein has translation MRRAAFAVAAGAMAVSLAACGSAKESGGSKSDSSGSAKKGDAIKVGLLLPENQTARYEKFDKPLIEKKVKELTNNKGEVVYANAKQDASTQNQQVDTMITNKVDVLIVDAVDSAAIKNSVQKAKDAGIPVVAYDRLAQGPISGYTSFDNTTVGKTQGEALLTALGSKAKSGKIVMMNGSSTDPNAAQFKAGAHSVLDGKVNVGKEYDTKDWKPENANANMEGAISALGKKNIVGVYSANDGMAGGIITALKAAGISVPVTGQDAELAGVQRIIAGEQFMSVYKPYAPEADAAAEMAVALAQGKSLDTVAKDKVDSPTDKAIPSVIVAVVSLTKANINDTVIKDGVYTVSDICTSAYKAKCDALGIK, from the coding sequence ATGCGTCGTGCCGCGTTTGCCGTTGCCGCTGGTGCGATGGCCGTTTCGCTGGCTGCTTGTGGCAGTGCCAAGGAGTCCGGTGGCAGCAAGAGCGACAGCTCCGGCTCCGCCAAGAAGGGCGACGCGATCAAGGTCGGCCTGCTCCTTCCCGAGAACCAGACCGCGCGTTACGAGAAGTTCGACAAGCCTCTGATCGAGAAGAAGGTCAAGGAGCTTACGAACAACAAGGGCGAGGTCGTCTACGCCAACGCCAAGCAGGACGCGAGCACGCAGAACCAGCAGGTCGACACGATGATCACCAACAAGGTGGATGTCCTCATCGTCGACGCTGTGGACTCTGCGGCCATCAAGAACTCGGTCCAGAAGGCCAAGGACGCCGGCATCCCCGTCGTCGCCTACGACCGTCTCGCCCAGGGCCCGATCAGCGGCTACACGTCGTTCGACAACACGACCGTCGGCAAGACGCAGGGTGAGGCCCTCCTCACCGCGCTCGGCTCCAAGGCCAAGTCCGGCAAGATCGTGATGATGAACGGGTCGTCCACCGACCCGAACGCCGCCCAGTTCAAGGCCGGTGCCCACTCCGTCCTCGACGGCAAGGTGAACGTCGGCAAGGAGTACGACACCAAGGACTGGAAGCCGGAGAACGCCAACGCCAACATGGAGGGCGCCATCTCCGCCCTCGGCAAGAAGAACATCGTCGGCGTCTACTCCGCCAACGACGGCATGGCCGGCGGTATCATCACGGCCCTGAAGGCCGCGGGCATCTCCGTCCCGGTCACCGGCCAGGACGCCGAGCTCGCGGGTGTGCAGCGCATCATCGCCGGTGAGCAGTTCATGAGCGTCTACAAGCCGTACGCCCCCGAGGCCGACGCCGCCGCCGAGATGGCTGTCGCGCTCGCCCAGGGCAAGTCGCTCGACACCGTCGCCAAGGACAAGGTCGACAGCCCGACCGACAAGGCGATCCCGTCGGTCATCGTCGCGGTCGTCTCGCTGACCAAGGCCAACATCAACGACACCGTCATCAAGGACGGCGTCTACACGGTCAGCGACATCTGCACGAGCGCCTACAAGGCCAAGTGCGACGCGCTCGGCATCAAGTAG
- a CDS encoding ATP-binding cassette domain-containing protein — MVNVSATPVLALRGVSKRFGAVQALTDVELEVHAGEVVALVGDNGAGKSTLVKTIAGVHPIDEGAIEWDGKAVHINKPQDAQGLGIATVYQDLALCDNIDVVGNLYLGRELKKRGILDEVEMERRSRELLDTLSIRIPSVRIPIASLSGGQRQTVAIARSMLGEPKLVILDEPTAALGVEQTAQVLDLVERLRERGHAVILISHNMADVKAVADKVAVLRLGRNNGIFEVKSTSQEEIISAITGATENAVTRRAARSNGEAQK; from the coding sequence ATGGTTAACGTGTCCGCTACGCCTGTCCTGGCGTTGCGCGGGGTCTCCAAGCGATTCGGTGCCGTCCAGGCGCTCACCGATGTAGAGCTTGAGGTCCACGCCGGCGAAGTGGTCGCCCTGGTGGGCGACAACGGCGCCGGAAAGTCCACGCTGGTGAAGACGATCGCCGGCGTGCACCCCATCGATGAAGGCGCCATCGAGTGGGACGGCAAGGCCGTCCACATCAACAAGCCGCAGGACGCCCAGGGCCTCGGTATCGCGACCGTGTACCAGGACCTGGCGCTGTGCGACAACATCGACGTCGTCGGCAACCTCTACCTGGGCCGGGAGCTGAAGAAGCGCGGCATCCTGGACGAGGTCGAGATGGAGCGCCGCTCCCGCGAGCTGCTGGACACGCTGTCCATCCGTATCCCCAGCGTCCGCATCCCGATCGCCTCGCTCTCCGGCGGTCAGCGCCAGACCGTGGCGATCGCCCGCTCGATGCTCGGCGAGCCCAAGCTCGTCATCCTCGACGAGCCCACCGCGGCCCTCGGTGTCGAGCAGACCGCCCAGGTGCTCGACCTCGTCGAGCGGCTGCGTGAGCGCGGTCACGCGGTCATCCTCATCAGCCACAACATGGCGGATGTGAAGGCCGTGGCCGACAAGGTCGCCGTCCTGCGCCTCGGGCGCAACAACGGCATCTTCGAGGTCAAGTCGACCTCGCAGGAAGAGATCATCTCCGCCATCACGGGCGCCACGGAGAACGCCGTGACCCGTCGTGCGGCGCGCAGCAATGGGGAGGCTCAGAAGTGA
- a CDS encoding sugar ABC transporter permease, which produces MSIDKTSETPEDHVVENPEAAAAAVTAIDPRLLVREQGLAGYASEFKRKMKAGDLGSIPVVLGLVIIWIIFQSLNSNFLTAGNLSDISVAMVGTGMIAVGIVFVLLLGEIDLSVGSVSGVAGAAFAVLNVTHGMNEYLAFVLAILTGTVAGALHGFVFARIGVPAFAVTLAGLLFWNGFMLQILGSNGTINLDSNGLVAKLTSYYFTDVAAAYALAIGVTAVFFLSSFYGNKRREAAGVPARPLSETILRTALLAIVAFAVAITYNQYKGLPLAVVIFIAVLLITDFVLRRTAYGRKIFALGGSVEASRRAGINVEMVRISVFAISGTFAAIGGLFIASKIASANQGAGAGDLLMNAIAAAVIGGTSLFGGRGRTWNALLGVLVIVSIQYGLALQGIASPIQYMITGGVLLATVVIDAVTRKTQKTAGRA; this is translated from the coding sequence GTGAGCATCGACAAGACCTCTGAGACCCCCGAGGACCACGTCGTGGAGAACCCCGAGGCGGCCGCCGCGGCGGTCACCGCGATCGATCCCCGGCTCCTCGTGCGCGAGCAGGGCCTCGCGGGCTACGCCTCCGAGTTCAAGCGCAAGATGAAGGCCGGTGACCTGGGCTCCATCCCGGTCGTCCTCGGCCTGGTCATCATCTGGATCATCTTCCAGAGCCTGAACTCCAACTTCCTCACCGCGGGCAACCTGTCCGACATCTCCGTCGCCATGGTCGGCACGGGCATGATCGCCGTCGGTATCGTCTTCGTGCTGCTGCTCGGTGAGATCGACCTGTCGGTCGGTTCGGTCTCCGGTGTCGCCGGCGCCGCGTTCGCGGTGCTGAACGTCACGCACGGCATGAACGAGTATCTGGCCTTCGTGCTGGCCATCCTCACCGGCACGGTCGCGGGCGCGCTCCACGGCTTCGTGTTCGCGCGCATCGGTGTGCCGGCCTTCGCCGTCACCCTGGCCGGTCTGCTGTTCTGGAACGGCTTCATGCTCCAGATCCTGGGCAGCAACGGCACCATCAACCTGGACAGCAACGGTCTCGTCGCCAAGCTGACCAGCTACTACTTCACCGATGTCGCCGCCGCCTACGCGCTCGCCATCGGCGTCACCGCCGTGTTCTTCCTCAGCTCCTTCTACGGCAACAAGCGCCGCGAGGCCGCGGGTGTGCCGGCCCGGCCGCTGAGCGAGACGATCCTGCGCACCGCGCTGCTGGCGATCGTCGCCTTCGCCGTGGCGATCACCTACAACCAGTACAAGGGCCTTCCGCTGGCCGTGGTGATCTTCATCGCGGTCCTGCTGATCACGGACTTCGTGCTGCGCCGGACCGCGTACGGCCGGAAGATCTTCGCGCTCGGTGGCAGCGTCGAGGCCTCCCGGCGTGCCGGTATCAACGTGGAGATGGTGCGGATCTCGGTCTTCGCGATCTCCGGTACGTTCGCCGCCATCGGCGGTCTGTTCATCGCCTCGAAGATCGCCTCCGCCAACCAGGGCGCGGGCGCGGGTGACCTCCTGATGAACGCGATCGCCGCGGCGGTCATCGGTGGCACCAGCCTCTTCGGTGGTCGCGGTCGTACGTGGAACGCGCTGCTGGGTGTGCTGGTGATCGTGTCCATCCAGTACGGTCTGGCGCTGCAGGGCATCGCGTCGCCTATCCAGTACATGATCACCGGTGGTGTGCTTCTCGCCACGGTCGTCATCGACGCCGTCACCCGCAAGACGCAGAAGACGGCCGGTCGCGCGTAG
- the dxs gene encoding 1-deoxy-D-xylulose-5-phosphate synthase has product MPLLTRIRGPRDLDRLSLEQLDQLAGEIRTFLVDAVSKTGGHLGPNLGVVELTIALHRVFESPKDRVLWDTGHQSYVHKLLTGRQDFSKLKMKGGLSGYPSQAESEHDVIENSHASTVLGWADGLAKANEVLDRDDHVVAVIGDGALTGGMAWEALNNIADAKDRHLVIVVNDNERSYAPTIGGLANHLATLRTTDGYERFLARGKDLLERTPVVGKPLYETLHGAKKGLKDFIAPQGMFEDLGLKYVGPIDGHDIEALESALARAKRFGGPVIVHCLTEKGRGYQPALQDEADRFHAVGKIHPDTGLPIASSGADWTSVFGEEMVKLGQERKDVVAITAAMLQPVGLDKFAKVFPKRVYDVGIAEQHGAVSAAGLATGGLHPVFAVYATFLNRAFDQVLMDVALHKCGVTFVLDRAGVTGTDGASHNGMWDMSILQVVPGLRLAAPRDADQVRAQLREAVDVTDAPTVVRFSKGAVGPAVPAVGRIGGMDVLREPGTDAPDVLLVSVGALAPMCLEIAGLLDQQGISTTVVDPRWVKPVDEAMAPLAEQHRVVVTVEDNSRVGGVGSTIAQALRDAGVDVPLRDFGIPPRFLDHASRAEVMAEIGLTAPDIARQVTGLVSKLDGRFPGAAAQAVDSVEPARD; this is encoded by the coding sequence GTGCCGCTGCTGACCCGCATCAGGGGACCGCGCGATCTGGACCGGCTCAGCCTGGAGCAGCTGGACCAGCTGGCCGGCGAGATCAGGACCTTTCTCGTCGACGCGGTCTCCAAGACAGGCGGCCACCTGGGCCCCAATCTCGGTGTCGTGGAGCTCACCATCGCCCTGCACCGCGTCTTCGAGTCGCCGAAGGACAGGGTGTTGTGGGACACCGGTCACCAGTCCTACGTCCACAAGCTGCTCACCGGCCGTCAGGACTTCTCGAAGCTGAAGATGAAGGGCGGCCTGTCCGGCTATCCCTCGCAGGCCGAGTCCGAGCACGACGTGATCGAGAACTCGCACGCCTCCACGGTCCTCGGCTGGGCCGACGGTCTGGCGAAGGCCAACGAGGTGCTCGACAGGGACGACCACGTGGTCGCCGTCATCGGTGACGGCGCTCTCACCGGTGGCATGGCCTGGGAGGCGCTCAACAACATCGCGGACGCCAAGGACCGTCACCTGGTCATCGTCGTCAACGACAACGAGCGTTCGTACGCCCCCACGATCGGCGGCCTCGCGAACCACCTGGCGACCCTGCGCACCACGGACGGCTACGAGCGCTTCCTCGCCCGGGGGAAGGACCTCCTGGAGCGCACGCCGGTCGTCGGCAAGCCGCTCTACGAGACGCTGCACGGCGCGAAGAAGGGGCTCAAGGACTTCATCGCCCCGCAGGGCATGTTCGAGGATCTGGGCCTGAAGTACGTCGGCCCGATCGACGGCCACGACATCGAGGCCCTGGAGTCGGCGCTGGCCCGCGCCAAGCGCTTCGGCGGCCCGGTCATCGTGCACTGCCTCACCGAGAAGGGCCGCGGCTACCAGCCCGCCCTGCAGGACGAGGCGGACCGCTTCCACGCCGTCGGCAAGATCCACCCCGACACGGGCCTGCCGATCGCCTCCTCCGGCGCCGACTGGACCTCCGTCTTCGGCGAGGAGATGGTCAAGCTCGGCCAGGAGCGCAAGGACGTGGTCGCCATCACGGCCGCGATGCTCCAGCCGGTCGGCCTCGACAAGTTCGCCAAGGTCTTCCCCAAACGGGTGTACGACGTCGGCATCGCGGAGCAGCACGGCGCCGTGTCCGCGGCGGGCCTGGCGACCGGCGGACTGCATCCCGTCTTCGCCGTGTACGCGACCTTCCTCAACCGTGCCTTCGACCAGGTCCTGATGGACGTGGCCCTGCACAAGTGCGGCGTGACGTTCGTGCTGGACCGCGCGGGGGTCACCGGCACCGACGGCGCCTCGCACAACGGCATGTGGGACATGTCGATCCTTCAGGTGGTGCCGGGTCTCAGGCTCGCCGCGCCGCGTGACGCCGACCAGGTCCGCGCCCAGCTGCGCGAGGCCGTCGACGTGACCGACGCGCCGACCGTGGTCCGCTTCTCCAAGGGCGCGGTCGGTCCGGCGGTGCCCGCGGTGGGCCGGATCGGCGGCATGGACGTGCTGCGTGAGCCGGGCACCGACGCGCCCGACGTGCTCCTCGTCTCCGTCGGCGCCCTCGCGCCCATGTGCCTGGAGATCGCCGGTCTCCTCGACCAGCAGGGCATCTCCACGACTGTCGTCGACCCGCGCTGGGTCAAGCCGGTCGACGAGGCCATGGCCCCGCTCGCCGAGCAGCACCGCGTGGTCGTCACCGTCGAGGACAACTCCCGGGTGGGCGGCGTCGGATCGACGATCGCGCAGGCCCTGCGCGACGCGGGTGTCGACGTCCCGCTGCGCGACTTCGGCATCCCGCCGCGCTTCCTCGACCACGCCTCGCGCGCCGAGGTCATGGCGGAGATCGGCCTGACCGCACCGGACATCGCCCGTCAGGTCACCGGTCTCGTCTCCAAGCTCGACGGCCGCTTCCCGGGGGCCGCCGCGCAGGCGGTGGACTCGGTGGAGCCCGCCCGCGACTGA